In Marivirga salinae, a single window of DNA contains:
- a CDS encoding Crp/Fnr family transcriptional regulator, protein MTDFLTRLNILGKHEIDYSISLFENTRLKKGDYFVTEGSICNQIGYILKGGVRNFSIQLDGEENTTCFKFENQFITSYESFSQKKASKINIQAIEDCDLLVISYNQFHELLEKFPSWRSILTWVMEQEYIEKEKHLRNLNNKSAKEKYLHVHYNSPEIIKRAQIGYLASYLGVTHRTLSRVRKDTLLSAS, encoded by the coding sequence ATGACTGATTTTTTAACTCGGCTTAATATATTGGGTAAACATGAAATTGATTATTCCATTTCTTTATTTGAAAACACTAGACTTAAAAAAGGTGACTATTTTGTGACTGAGGGAAGCATATGCAATCAAATAGGGTATATTTTAAAAGGGGGTGTAAGAAATTTTTCTATTCAACTAGATGGAGAAGAAAATACGACTTGTTTCAAATTTGAAAATCAGTTTATTACTTCCTATGAAAGCTTTAGCCAGAAAAAAGCTTCAAAAATCAATATTCAAGCTATTGAGGATTGCGATTTATTAGTAATCAGTTACAACCAGTTTCATGAACTGTTAGAAAAATTCCCATCCTGGAGATCCATTTTAACTTGGGTGATGGAACAAGAATATATTGAAAAAGAAAAACATCTCAGAAACCTTAATAATAAATCAGCGAAAGAAAAATATCTTCATGTGCATTATAACTCACCTGAAATAATAAAAAGGGCACAAATCGGTTATCTTGCCTCTTATTTAGGTGTTACACATAGGACGCTAAGCAGAGTTAGAAAAGATACTCTTCTTTCAGCATCATAG
- a CDS encoding MBL fold metallo-hydrolase, whose product MQKIAQDVYHIPLMPRNSINCYIIEGVLIDSGIKASYKRINKCVNEVPIHSHALTHAHPDHQGCSDIICQEFKVPLYCHEKEVSRTESGFATKDYPSNTNVIARFQQKYWAGSGHKVSKTLKNEDSVGNFRVIETPGHSSGHISFFREKDGVLIMGDVATNMNLLTTIKGLHLPPNLFTSDKLENINSLIKLSELNPKIICFGHGPVLNNSNKTFEKFVKKIR is encoded by the coding sequence ATGCAAAAAATCGCTCAGGATGTTTACCACATTCCCTTAATGCCTAGAAACAGTATAAACTGTTACATAATTGAAGGAGTACTAATTGACTCAGGAATAAAAGCTTCCTATAAAAGGATTAATAAATGTGTGAATGAAGTCCCCATTCATAGTCATGCCTTAACCCATGCCCACCCTGATCATCAAGGTTGTAGTGACATAATCTGTCAAGAATTTAAAGTACCCTTATACTGCCATGAAAAGGAAGTTTCAAGAACAGAATCAGGTTTCGCAACCAAAGATTATCCTTCAAACACTAATGTTATTGCCCGTTTCCAACAAAAATATTGGGCAGGATCAGGTCATAAAGTATCTAAAACATTAAAAAATGAGGACTCCGTAGGGAATTTCAGAGTTATCGAAACGCCTGGTCATTCTTCTGGGCATATTTCTTTTTTCAGAGAAAAAGATGGTGTTTTAATAATGGGTGATGTAGCTACCAATATGAATTTATTGACTACTATAAAAGGTTTGCACCTACCCCCTAATTTATTTACTTCTGACAAACTAGAAAACATTAATTCTTTAATAAAACTGTCTGAGTTAAATCCAAAAATCATTTGTTTCGGGCATGGTCCTGTATTAAACAATAGTAATAAAACTTTTGAAAAGTTTGTGAAAAAAATCAGATAA
- a CDS encoding NAD-dependent succinate-semialdehyde dehydrogenase has protein sequence MSEVGTKEAIETTNPSTGRSLDHYEYMTKEEVIESISKCHQAFKTWKEVTPEKRAEVIKAIGIELVNAKEELAQLMTDEMGKTLKQSRQEVDLCAAICKYTAEIGPKELKTEERDMVNGERGRVSYAPVGVIYGIQPWNYPSYQVVRYSIANLMAGNSVLLKHASNVTGTGKLLERIYSKAGIPAGLFTTLVISHDQSDEVIKNKLVRGVTLTGSPEAGRNIGQKATAELKKTVLELGSNDAYLVFEDADIDLAVKACVMGRIYNNGETCIAAKRFIVVEKVYEEFREKFVKSMREVNMGDPNNETTELGPMAREDLRDDIHEQVLKSVERGAEIACGGKMPDGEGFYYPATVLENVQPGQPAYEDEFFGPVASLIKAKDNEDAMRIANDSHFGLGGGIFSKDEEAAIEMAERHFDTGMVFINSFGLADPAMPFGGVKNSGYGREHGGFGLKEFVNIKSVMKR, from the coding sequence ATGAGTGAAGTAGGAACCAAAGAAGCAATAGAGACCACCAACCCATCAACAGGCAGGAGTCTCGACCACTATGAATACATGACCAAGGAAGAGGTGATAGAGTCCATTTCAAAATGCCACCAAGCCTTCAAAACTTGGAAGGAAGTCACTCCTGAAAAACGTGCTGAAGTGATAAAAGCGATAGGTATAGAATTAGTCAATGCTAAAGAAGAATTGGCTCAATTGATGACTGATGAGATGGGGAAGACCCTAAAGCAAAGTAGACAAGAGGTAGATTTATGTGCTGCCATTTGCAAATATACTGCTGAAATCGGACCTAAGGAGCTGAAAACAGAAGAGCGGGATATGGTAAATGGGGAAAGAGGTCGCGTATCTTATGCGCCTGTTGGTGTGATATATGGTATACAGCCTTGGAATTATCCTAGCTATCAAGTGGTCCGATATTCAATAGCCAATCTGATGGCAGGTAACTCGGTATTATTAAAGCATGCTTCAAATGTGACAGGTACAGGTAAGTTATTGGAGCGAATTTATTCAAAAGCAGGTATTCCAGCCGGTTTGTTTACTACCTTGGTGATCAGTCATGATCAATCTGATGAGGTAATAAAAAATAAACTGGTAAGAGGAGTAACGCTTACAGGAAGTCCTGAGGCAGGAAGAAATATAGGGCAGAAAGCGACCGCTGAGTTGAAAAAAACGGTTTTGGAATTGGGTAGCAATGATGCTTATCTGGTTTTTGAAGATGCTGATATTGATTTAGCAGTAAAAGCTTGTGTAATGGGGCGTATTTACAACAATGGAGAAACATGCATAGCTGCAAAACGCTTCATAGTAGTTGAAAAAGTGTATGAAGAATTTCGAGAGAAATTTGTGAAATCAATGAGAGAAGTAAACATGGGTGACCCTAATAATGAAACTACCGAATTAGGACCAATGGCACGCGAAGATCTTCGTGATGATATCCATGAGCAAGTCTTGAAAAGTGTCGAGAGGGGAGCTGAAATAGCTTGTGGTGGCAAAATGCCTGACGGAGAAGGATTTTATTATCCTGCTACCGTTTTGGAAAATGTACAGCCTGGACAGCCAGCTTACGAAGATGAGTTTTTTGGACCTGTAGCTTCATTAATTAAAGCCAAGGATAATGAAGATGCCATGCGAATCGCAAATGATAGCCATTTCGGACTAGGTGGAGGGATTTTCTCCAAAGATGAAGAAGCTGCTATCGAAATGGCAGAAAGGCACTTTGATACTGGAATGGTATTTATCAATTCCTTCGGTTTAGCCGATCCTGCAATGCCATTTGGTGGGGTAAAAAATTCGGGTTATGGCCGAGAACACGGTGGATTCGGATTAAAAGAATTTGTAAACATTAAAAGTGTTATGAAAAGGTAA
- a CDS encoding DUF2200 domain-containing protein: MKTTPKHDERMAQMTFASVYPHYVTKVEKKGRTKAELHQVIEWLTGFDEKMQQKLIDEKVTFEEFFQRANLNPNAKLITGIICGYRVEEIENKLTQKVRYLDKIVDELAKGKKIDKILRKA, translated from the coding sequence ATGAAAACCACGCCCAAACACGATGAACGAATGGCTCAAATGACCTTTGCCTCAGTATATCCACATTATGTCACAAAAGTGGAGAAAAAAGGCAGAACAAAAGCAGAATTGCATCAAGTCATTGAGTGGTTAACCGGTTTTGATGAAAAGATGCAGCAAAAACTCATTGATGAGAAAGTTACTTTTGAGGAATTCTTTCAAAGAGCTAATTTAAATCCTAACGCTAAGCTGATTACTGGGATAATTTGCGGCTACAGAGTGGAGGAAATTGAAAATAAGCTAACCCAAAAAGTTCGTTATCTTGATAAGATAGTGGATGAATTAGCTAAAGGTAAGAAGATTGATAAGATTTTAAGGAAAGCATAA
- a CDS encoding SDR family oxidoreductase yields the protein MDLKNKVVLITGASSGIGEATAMKLAKEGASVVLCARSEDKLNQLKDKIEKDGGKALVVKTDVTKPADFEKAVSQTLKKYGSIDVLINNAGLMPLSFVEKLKTDEWEKMVDVNIKGVLNGVAAVLPTMRKNKSGHIINMSSSAAHNYFPGGAVYCATKVAVKMFSEGLRKELSPQYGINVTSIEPGAVDTSLFEGITDDDIKEKLKGMKEMTKMEAEDIANSIFYALNQPDRVNINDVYLMPTEQG from the coding sequence ATGGATTTAAAAAATAAAGTAGTACTTATAACAGGAGCTTCTAGCGGGATAGGAGAAGCAACAGCAATGAAATTGGCTAAAGAAGGTGCTTCTGTAGTATTGTGTGCACGGAGTGAAGATAAATTGAATCAATTAAAAGATAAAATTGAGAAGGATGGTGGCAAGGCATTAGTGGTAAAAACCGATGTCACAAAGCCTGCTGATTTTGAAAAAGCTGTTTCTCAAACTCTGAAAAAATACGGATCTATTGATGTATTGATCAATAATGCGGGTTTGATGCCTTTGTCTTTTGTAGAAAAACTCAAAACCGATGAGTGGGAAAAGATGGTCGATGTCAATATTAAAGGTGTACTCAATGGAGTGGCTGCTGTATTGCCTACCATGCGCAAGAATAAAAGTGGTCACATTATCAATATGTCGTCTTCGGCAGCGCACAATTACTTTCCAGGCGGGGCAGTGTATTGTGCCACTAAGGTCGCAGTAAAAATGTTTTCCGAAGGTTTAAGAAAAGAGTTATCTCCTCAGTATGGTATAAACGTGACATCCATAGAGCCAGGTGCGGTAGATACAAGCTTGTTTGAAGGCATTACTGACGATGATATTAAAGAAAAACTGAAAGGAATGAAGGAAATGACCAAAATGGAAGCTGAGGATATCGCAAATTCTATATTCTATGCGTTAAATCAGCCTGACCGAGTAAATATTAACGATGTATATCTGATGCCAACGGAACAAGGATAA